Proteins encoded by one window of Juglans regia cultivar Chandler chromosome 15, Walnut 2.0, whole genome shotgun sequence:
- the LOC108993157 gene encoding calmodulin: MAEQLTEEQIAEFKEAFSLFDKDGDGCITTKELGTVMRSLGQNPTEAELQDMISEVDADQNGTIDFAEFLNLMARKMKDTDSEEELKEAFKVFDKDQNGYISAAELRHVMTNLGEKLTDEEVDEMIREADTDGDGQVNYEEFVRMMLAK, from the exons ATGGCGGAGCAGCTCACGGAGGAGCAGATCGCTGAGTTCAAAGAAGCTTTCAGCCTCTTCGATAAGGATGGCGAtg GCTGCATTACAACAAAAGAGTTGGGAACAGTCATGAGATCTTTGGGGCAAAATCCTACTGAAGCTGAACTGCAGGATATGATCAGTGAAGTTGATGCTGATCAAAATGGCACCATTGATTTCGCTGAGTTTCTAAATTTGATGGCACGGAAAATGAAG GATACTGATTCTGAGGAAGAACTCAAAGAGGCTTTCAAGGTGTTCGATAAGGATCAGAATGGCTATATTTCTGCTGCAGAG cTTCGACATGTAATGACAAATCTTGGAGAAAAGCTGACAGATGAAGAAGTGGATGAGATGATACGCGAAGCAGATACAGACGGCGATGGTCAGGTGAACTACGAGGAATTTGTGAGGATGATGCTTGCAAAGTGA
- the LOC108993100 gene encoding zinc-finger homeodomain protein 11-like — protein MEMEMEMETENANDVYRECLRNHAASLGSYATDGCGEFTLDDSSPGCLQCAACGCHRNFHRKVTYVPTHVRGGGASYSSRGGREVPETTAELMDYTGGGRQAVMVESGEAAERNFSKKRFRTKFTQDQKEKMLAFAEKLEWKLQRKDLDDEIERFCRGVGVSRQVFKVWMHNHKNASSSSSASTGNASSLTQ, from the coding sequence atggagatggagatggagatggagacaGAGAACGCAAACGATGTATACAGAGAGTGTCTGAGAAACCATGCAGCCAGCCTCGGTAGCTATGCCACAGACGGCTGTGGAGAGTTCACCCTCGACGACTCCTCTCCAGGCTGCCTACAATGCGCAGCATGCGGCTGTCACCGCAACTTCCACCGGAAGGTCACGTACGTACCCACCCATGTGAGAGGAGGAGGAGCGAGCTATAGCAGCCGCGGTGGCCGAGAAGTCCCAGAAACCACGGCCGAGCTCATGGATTACACCGGCGGCGGACGGCAGGCGGTGATGGTGGAGTCGGGTGAAGCTGCAGAGAGAAACTTCAGCAAGAAGAGGTTCAGGACCAAGTTTACACAGGATCAGAAGGAGAAGATGCTGGCTTTTGCAGAGAAGTTGGAGTGGAAACTGCAGAGAAAGGATCTGGACGATGAGATTGAGAGGTTCTGCAGGGGAGTTGGGGTGAGCAGGCAGGTCTTCAAAGTGTGGATGCATAACCACAAAAACGCTTCCTCCTCGTCTTCCGCATCTACAGGCAATGCCTCATCCCTTACCCAGTAG